A stretch of the Elephas maximus indicus isolate mEleMax1 chromosome 3, mEleMax1 primary haplotype, whole genome shotgun sequence genome encodes the following:
- the TMEM88B gene encoding transmembrane protein 88B: MSKQERETDEDEGGYASDTAPMLPQRPPDHPGSALTSPGWVRLATRGLATLLLPGWALAGLLLHLLLPAMVFLLVLLPAAAVVYLGFLCHTRVHPAPRPPCRAVLSDGGSATLIVFGFLSLPPLLVLASAARARLARRLRPLLLPPSWAPSPRRHPGSSGRELSGRGLDGEDQFCSWV, translated from the exons ATGAGTAAGCAGGAGAGGGAGACAGATGAGGATGAGGGAGGGTATGCCTCTGACACGGCACCCATGCTTCCCCAGAGGCCCCCTGACCACCCAGGCTCAGCCTTGACGTCCCCAGGGTGGGTGCGCCTGGCCACCCGGGGCCTGGCGACCCTACTGCTGCCTGGCTGGGCCCTGGCTGGTCTCCTGCTCCACCTGCTGCTGCCCGCGATGGTGTTTCTGCTGGTGCTGCTGCCCGCAGCCGCCGTTGTCTACCTGGGCTTCCTGTGCCACACCAGG GTCCACCCGGCGCCCCGACCCCCGTGCCGTGCGGTGCTCTCGGACGGCGGCTCCGCGACGCTCATCGTGTTCGGCTTCCTGTCATTGCCGCCGCTGCTCGTGCTCGCCTCGGCCGCCCGTGCCCGCCTGGCCCGGCGCCTCCGCCCGCTGCTGCTGCCTCCCTCTTGGGCCCCCAGTCCCCGTCGCCACCCGGGGTCCAGCGGCCGGGAGCTATCTGGCCGCGGCCTGGACGGGGAGGATCAGTTTTGCTCCTGGGTGTGA
- the ANKRD65 gene encoding ankyrin repeat domain-containing protein 65 produces MERTLCVESITGGRREPLSLLPLETNLQQKPGEQTSAEAAAEQELRWLELGSEMTLENGKEGARAPQGWGRLFQAVWQGQAGLVTQLLRQGARVDDRDSAGRSPLHLAVLRGHAPLVHLLLRRGTPAGVRDSAGRTPLHEAAWPGHSQLAEMLLRRGAPAAARCGAGLTPLHWAAALGRPLLASCLLGASSPGPAALAATVDAHGWTAAHWAAAGGQLPVLELLLTAGSAGLEGALHVAAAAGRGAALSLLLARGAFVDARDGAGVTALGIAASLGSRQDIEVLLGHGADPSLRDRHGRSALHRAAAAGHLASVQLLVVHGGEVNAQDSLGLTPLHHAARGGHVEVASHLLDKGAQVNAAGWLGKTPLHFSVESYHGPTTELLLSQGANPTLRTQWGEVAQDLVSKQSLCREQKGY; encoded by the exons ATGGAGAGGACCCTCTGTGTGGAGAGCATCACTGGTGGGAGGAGAGAGCCCCTGAGCCTGCTGCCTCTGGAG ACCAACCTCCAGCAGAAGCCAGGAGAGCAGACCTCTGCAGAGGCTGCGGCGGAGCAGGAACTGCGGTGGCTGGAGCTAGGCTCCGAGATGACCCTGGAAAACGGGAAGGAGGGAGCCCGTGCCCCGCAGGGCTGGGGTCGCCTGTTCCAGGCAGTGTGGCAGGGCCAGGCAGGCCTGGTGACACAGCTGCTGCGGCAGGGGGCCAGAGTGGACGACAG GGACAGCGCCGGCCGCAGCCCGCTCCACCTGGCAGTGCTGCGCGGCCACGCTCCCCTGGTTCACCTCCTGTTGAGGCGCGGGACCCCAGCGGGCGTCCGGGACAGCGCAGGGCGCACGCCGCTGCACGAGGCCGCCTGGCCTGGACACTCACAGCTGGCTGAGATGCTGCTGCGACGCGGGGCCCCGGCGGCGGCGCGCTGCGGAGCGGGCCTCACGCCGCTGCACTGGGCCGCCGCGCTGGGCCGCCCGCTGCTAGCCAGCTGTCTGCTGGGCGCGTCAAGTCCGGGCCCTGCGGCGCTGGCGGCGACGGTGGACGCGCACGGCTGGACGGCGGCGCACTGGGCGGCAGCGGGAGGCCAGCTGCCGGTGCTTGAGCTGCTGTTGACTGCGGGCAGCGCGGGCCTCGAAGGCGCGCTGCACGTGGCGGCCGCAGCCGGGCGGGGGGCTGCGCTGAGCCTCCTCCTGGCGCGTGGGGCGTTTGTGGACGCCCGGGACGGCGCGGGGGTCACTGCACTCGGCATTGCCGCCTCCCTGGGCAGCCGGCAG GATATAGAGGTGCTGCTTGGCCATGGGGCAGATCCCAGCCTTCGGGACAGGCATGGCCGCTCTGCACTCCACAGGGCTGCCGCCGCTGGACACCTGGCCTCGGTCCAGCTACTGGTAGTCCACGGTGGGGAGGTGAATGCTCAGGACTCACTGGGCCTCACGCCCCTGCACCATGCTGCTCGGGGAGGCCACGTGGAGGTCGCCAGCCACCTCCTGGACAAGGGTGCCCAGGTCAATGCTGCAGGCTGGCTTGGCAAGACCCCCCTGCACTTCTCTGTGGAGTCATACCATGGCCCCACCACAGAGCTTTTGCTGAGCCAAGGGGCCAACCCCACCCTGAGGACACAGTGGGGTGAGGTGGCCCAGGACTTGGTGTCTAAACAGAGCCTTTGCAGGGAGCAGAAGGGGTACTAG